Below is a genomic region from Miscanthus floridulus cultivar M001 chromosome 1, ASM1932011v1, whole genome shotgun sequence.
CATCGCATCGCtccaattggacactgcaaggtAGCCCATTCAGGTTGCGATCGGCTCTCTAATTAGAGCTCTGTTTAGATTCACCCAACTAACTATTAGTTACAATCAAGTTGAGATCGACTTTTCAATTAGGGCTTCGTTTGGATCCACCCAACAAACTACGTTATGTTAGCTAGAAAAAAATAGCTAATAGCTAATTCTTAGTTCGATGGTAGGTAAGATATTAGATGATTTATTAGTTGAGGATCTAAACAATACCCACAAACTAATTTTTAGGAGCTAATCGTTAGCCGCATGGATCCAGATAAACCCTAGATTTGCCAAACAACCTTGAACAAAGTATAATATATGTTGTAGGCAGGAAGGGTGTATTTTTACATCATTTCATCATTACAAACGTTTACTTTTTGAACCTTCGACAACCAAATAGGAAAAAGACATATCTTACGTTACAAATATAACACTCGGTCATTTATATCTAAATGTATCGACGAGGCACGGGATCATCATGAGGATTTAATTCTTCACGCGAGGATAATGATGGAAATTAATCGAGACTAAAGCTATCACATGAGGTTTGGAGGGAGAGGGGATTGGGATGAAAAGCTATCACCGAAAGGGGTATTTCCCGTTGTCATCTCTAGATGGCAATACCTTTAACTCTACTTATCGTTGGCTATTAGAGATCACATTGTATTGCCATCGTATCCGTTGTTGGTTGATACAAGGTAGGAACAAGTGAACGGTGCCTTCAAGGCCTTCAAGTCAAACTTATTTCCAAAAGGCTATAGGGCTGTAGAGGAGCACAACTTGTGCCCTCACATTGGCTTCCAAAGGGCAAACTTTTGATACCCTCCCTTATATTGATCTAGTCCACCTAGTTTTTATGGAGTTGGTGGTGGTCCATTCTCAGCTCTCGCCAATAACACCCTCCTACCGAGTTAGCCTTTTGTCTAAGATTATGTAGCCAAGGGTAGATGGAAACCTTGGTACTCCAGACTCAGCAGTAATGACATCGATGCATCAACGCTTTTTGGTTTTTATGGCGAACGAGGTTGAGGCAGACACTACTCTTGTGAAGGCAACTGTGGAGGAGGTGAGTTTCGCCTTTCagggatgggggggggggggttaataACTgaattaagggcatgtttggatggggCATACGGATGTTGTTGCCATAGTTGTGACCGCGCCAAAAGTTCGGCGTACAAATTGTGCACCACAATTTTGGTGAGCTTTGGCTAAAAAAAATATCTTGCATGGCGTTGGCGAGATGCGGTGGCACCTTAACTCTGACAATGAACCAAACATTTGACAAAACCGTGGCGCCATAGCCTCATAGGTGTGCCAGATTGTGGCACGGTTTGGTAACGAACCAAGCATGCGCCTAAGCATTTGGTGTTATCCAAATTTGTTGCTCGTAAAATTAGCGTTTGCTCTTGAATGTTTAATAAGGTAGCACAATCTGGTAGCACATGAGACTGTGGTATAGGTTGTAAAAGTCCTAGTGGAACTAGGACCACATGGGATGATGTTCCTTATGGGTTGGACAATTGGTGTCCAACGATTTAGCTGAGACTGTTGAGTAATGGAAAACATCTCCACTTTGTTTAAAAAAGCAAAACCAAACACTGTGATGTGTTCTCCTCTCAGTAACATTTTGGTGCTAAATTAAATGGAATGCTTGCATTTTCTTCCAATTGTATCTACCACGGAAACAGCAAATAATACGAGTAACACCTTTGGGCGTCCGAAATCCTGCGGCATCGCTGCGACGACTACACGAAACCCACTTCTGATTTCTGAAAAGCAAGGTCGCATATATACCGGCTCCACCCGGCGCGTCGTCGCCGTCCGTCCCACCACCGGATCCCGCCCGCCCTGCCAGATCCAGGTGTCTAGATCCCCGAAGAGCGAAGTCCTGAACCCCTGCGCTTACCCCCATGGAGCCCTCGCCGGCGCAAGCGGGCGCGTCGGACCGCGACCgctcgccgcctccgcctccgcccccgTCGTCCCAGTCGTCGACCGCAGCGACGATCTCATCGCCGCTTGCCGTCGTCTGCAGTTTCTGGAAAGGTGCGCCTCCGTCCTTGCTTGGCCTTTTGGTTCAACTCGTCGAGTAAGCGATGTAGGTTCGAGTTGGTGAGCTCCGGGGATCAGTTGAATGGGATGTTTCGAACTTGTCTCTTATTACGATGTTTAGATCGTACTCATTACCCTGAAGCGCGGAcatgcatttgccatttccataGCCATCTGCTGGCATTTGCTCCGTCCACTTTGTCAAATTGCTTGGAGTCAATCTGAATCTTCTCTGAGAACGTATAACTTTGCTCGACCACATTACTCAGCAATCACAAGTATGTAAAAGCAGTTTGAGTGCAAAAAATGCTAGTCTTCGTACCTGGCATGATATTCCTGGAAACCATTCACTATCCTAGTGATATGCTTGTTAGGGATTTATGTAATTGTACCGTTAGAGTTTGCAGCATAGCAACTATCAAAGTGTAAGGAGCTAGATATTAAGAACAGGCATCCTGAGCTTCTGGTACTTTCAGTGCTAATTGAAGTTTCCATGTTGTAATTTATTTAGCCACGCTGAGGTAACTCTGACTGTGACGTGACTTAGACTGCAATGCTATCAGTGGCGGAAATTCTAACTCTGGCATCTCGTGCACTCTAGATTTTGATTTGGAGAAGGAAAGAAGCGGTTTGGATGAGCAAGGTTTAAAGATTGCGGAGAATCAAGAAACTAGTCAGAAGAACAGGCGTAAGCTTGCTGAGAACACGCGGGATTTCAAAAAGGCATCTTCAGATGAGAAGCTCAGTTTATTCAATTCTTTGCTGAAGAGTTATCAAGAGGAAGTTGATAACCTCACAAAGAGAGCAAAGTTCGGAGAAAATGCATTTCTCAACATCTATCAGAAGCTCTATGAAGCTCCTGATCCATATCCAGCTCTTGCTTCAATGGCTGTATGTTCTTTCAATTTTTTCTTCTGTTCTATACTTGCATTCTTCTAATTCAATTCTCTTATACTCCCAATCACAAATGTACTGTAAGAAGTCTGGAGAAGTCCTTACTCTTTCaagcaatgttttcaagtcgtctaatcgaacctagtcgccatgggaccgaccaTGCGACTAATCGTGATTACTCGTCGACCAGGCCGATTAGTCTAGCAGAGTGGATTGCTTCTCTTTCCTTTGGAACCAGAGAATAGCAGAGGGACAACAGTACAACACATCAAGCAACCTAGCAGTCTAGCAGAGAGCCAGAGAGGCTGCGAGTGAGGGATGGGGGAGGAAGGAAGAAGATGGAGAGGGGAAaggcacataccgtcgtcggagcAGCTCATCACGAAGACCGTGGCCACTTGACCTGGCAGAGGGCGCCGTTGGCTTCACAACTCACCAGAGAGGAGAATAGCGTGCGAGGGAGGGGAATAGCACACGAGGGAGGGGAATAGCTCACAAGAGAGAGGGAATCGCGCGCGGGAGGCAGGAAACGCGCGCGTGGGAGAGTGGAGGCGCGCAGGGAAAAATTGCGGCCACCCTGCGTTTGCCACCGTGCCTGCGTGCCTCCGGTGTTTTGGGGTGCCTATTCTAACCCTAATAGGCCAAATTGGAAGCCCAATAGGCCACATATAGGCCCGGTTGAACAGGCCCAAAAAAACAAAGCAACCACACTGGTCGTCCATGGCCTAGTCGGatgactaatcgtgattagtcgtcgaCTAATCGGACGACCAGCTTTCTGGTCGAGCTAATCGAGTCGGACCTCCTAATCGAACACTAGGGACCAATTAGGGCgagtaatcgcgattaatcggacgacttgaaaacattgcttTCAAGGCTGAAAGATTGCACATCATCATGAAGCAACAGATGTCATCTTATTATAATTTACCTAACATATAAGTTACTTTATATGATCAAAATTCTTGCATAGCACCTATTTTGTACCAAATCACCCAGTTGTATTCCCACCCTCGGAAAAATATAAGGTAATTTTCTGCAATAAATGATGCAAATTTAACATTGAGAAATATAAGTATCATGGTAATCTATCAAAATGTAAAAAAATATGATAGTAGTTTGCGAAAAAGATGACGTGGTGTGGTTTCATCTGATAACATCATGAATTTTCAACTTCACTTTTTTGCTTGATCTTGAATCAGTTTCTCTAACAAGAGGCTTGTCTGAATATGATAGGTGGGTTTGATAATCAATTCTAGTGTTAATGATCTATTGCATGCAGGATCAAGACCAGAAATTATCTGAACTGGAGACTGAAAACCGTAAGATGAAACTAGAGCTTGAAGAATACCGTGCTGAAGCTGCGCACTTGAAGAACCAGCAGGCAACAATTAGGCGATTTGAAGAGCGTAATCGCCAACTGGAACAGCAGGTCTGTTCTGTACTTCTGTCACCATTCAATTATATGCTCTACTATCAATTTATCATGCATGTCTTTGTTTTTTTACTTCTATATGACATTGGTGTTATAAATACGGGTTTCTTCTTGTCCTGTTTCTTTGTCAATCATAAGAATTTACTTTATCCATATTCCATAGAATAATTCTAATTAAAAGACTAGATTTCTCCCCATCTTAATGTGTTagtaatttttttgagcatcacaTTATTATCTACATTTTATTTTGTAGAAATATGTTTCTATGTGAGTGTTGTCTAAATTGTGTATAGAGGGTAGAAGATTCATTTATCTACCAGTAGCTAGCATGTAGTCAGGGGTTCAAActtttataaaaaataatttaCACTGTTCCAGATAAATTATAATAACCAATTTGATTTCTCGAGCTTTGTACCTTTTCGCTTAATTAAAGTTTCTATCATTTTAGATGGAGGAGAAAGTAAGGGAGATGGTTGAAATGAAGCAGCGAAGCATGGCTGAGGATAGCCAGAAAACTCTAGAAGCTCTGAAAGATAGGTATGCAAAATCAGTTGTAATACTCCCTTTGGTTCAAAATAGGTATTGTTTTAGAGTTGGCCACAAGAACTAAGAAGTTCAATCTTCAATGATACGACCATTTTACTCTCATTTTATCCTTACCTAGGGGTGTCTGGTCCGTGCATGACTGCTTACGTGCAACAACACCGGAAACGAGACATGCATGGGAATAAATTAGTTAAATTATGAAATTAAGTAGGGGGTAAGATTGGGAAAAATGGTTAAATTTGCCTAGAAATTGTAGAATGACATGTATTTTGAAGGTAGTAGAAGAGGCTACTATGAAAACAAATCACTATGTTATCACCTGAACTGCCATATAGAATTCTTGCCTGACATCAAAGGCTAATTCATGTACCATGACTCATACTGTATATTTTGACCTTTGCCTTGTCATACTTGTAGGGAATGGTCATTGCAGGACCAACTAAGACAAGCTACAGAAAGTGTAAAGAATATGCAAAAGCTACATGAATCAGCGCAAAGCCAATTGTTTGAGCTTCGCACTCAATCAGGTCTATTTCCAAGCAGTGTGATCATGGTCATCTTTGTGACTTATATTTGAAAGTTTATAGCGAGTTGAAAAATCTCATTTTTTCTTCACAGAGGAGGATCGAGCTGCAAAGGAGGCTGAAGTCAGCCTTTTGATGGATGAAGTTGAAAGGGCTCAAGCACGATTAGTCAGTCTTGAGAGGGAAAAGGTAGCCTTGCGATTTGCAATTCCAGTTTAATGCTTTTGAGTTCTGACTGCATAACTTGTCCAACATGTTACAATAATTGTTACCATCAGTCATGTTTGAATGGTTTAACATACGGACTGGTATCAGCCATTTTTTTGGTATGAGGCGAAGACATTTTTGGaatatgatttgaacttggaCTAAACTGTACCAAATCTTTCCTGATGATTTGCATCCTTAAGAGTCAGGGCCAAATTAACGAAACTTGGATTCAATCATTCAGGGACTAAATAGTGTTACATTATATCAAAAGTCTAGTGTCAAGCactaaccatatatatatatattttttctgagAAATAATGCTATGTAGTGGTACCTGTGTTAATGTTTCACCTTTTCCTATTTATTATGCGAACTTTGATTCATAAATGCCAGCATCAAATTGTGGATAACTTCAAATGTGTAAAACTATTGCTTGCTCAGTGCATGGCCCAAGATACCTTCTTTTCACTTCTTTTTTACTTGACTGCAGGGCGATCTACGTTCACAGTTGCAGACAACTAACGAGGATGCAAGCAAAAGTAGGTCAGTTTGTTTCCCCCCACAATTCATCCTGTGTACGATATACAGAATTGCAGTAGTGCACTAGTGCTGCACTTTTTAGCAGTGGACTTCAATGGCTATTAAAAAATAAATTGAACTTGTGAACTACATAATTCTGCAGTGACTATTTGGAATCAAGTGATATACTTGAGAGTTCCTTGAACGCCAAGGAAAAGATTATCTCAGAGTTGAATGCAGAACTTCGCAACATTGAAAGTACTATATCAAGTGAGAGAGAAATGCATGTGAACGAGCTTAAGAAGTTGACGACTTTACTCACTGAACAGGTACTAATTTGTTAAGTGGTCTTTTTGGATCAACTCAGTATTCTTGTTACTGATTAGCAAATATCAATCTAAAGATAATCTGTTTAATTTGCATGTATCTTCACGTAGTGTTCTGGAAGGGGGGCTACTCTGATAACCGTATTTAGAAAACTTCCCTGTTTTTTCCCTTGAACATGCAGGAGAACTGCATGCCATTACAGTTAGAAGAGAGTTTGTTACATCTAGTTAGTTCTTTAGATTATATTCACGCCTTTTACACATTGAACACCACCACAGCCTATCCATCGAGATGCTAATAGCTCTAGCAACATTTGAAACTTCCCTGTTTAATCTTTCCTTTATCTGTGAAGATCACAAAGCCTTTATAGACGTTCATACAATGATAATAACCTGTTTAGTTACTCACCCTGTGTAATCCACTGTCCAAAAGCAGTTCATGACATGCTAATATTTTTCTTCCATCACTGTTCACTGGGCATTCTTCATTCACCTCATGTTTTATGGGTGATTTGGATAAACATGAGTAAACCCTTCAGGTTTGCATCTTGTCTTAGAAACAAGGACAGAATCATCCTAATGAGGAAAAATATGACTCATATTTTATTGCTTCTATTAGTATTTTTTTAAATATGTGAACTGGGTTGTCATGCTATTTCCTGAAACTGTTTATCTCTATGCAACTACCTCACCTTCTATTTGTAATTTTATTAATTGATTTCCTATTTGTAGGAAAGTTCTCTTATGGAGTTGAAGAAAGAACTCCAGGAAAGACCTACGCAAAAACTAGTAGATGATCTCAAGAAAAAGGTTCAGATTTTGCAGGTATTACAACAAAAATATCCTTGCTTACTGCAACTGGAACAATACTCACTTTTTTGGAGACCACCAATCCACCATGGTGTTAAACACTAACTCAACTAATTTCTAAATTCTtaactgcaagtctgcaactaTATCCTATAAAAGGTTGTTCTCAATGCACATGCATTCTTTCAGTCGAATCTAAATAATACATTAGGTCAGCTTCCTGTGTTACATTCTATGAGTAGATGAccctaaaatgatatatttaggGTCCATTGTGAAGCCCTGTCGGTGGTGATCCTAAAAATGATTTATTTGCCATATGGTTAGGGTTGTACCTTTTGCCATTATTACATGTGATGtgatttcatctttcttttgattctTTGGTCCTCCATCCTCCTGACACCAGTATTTCTTCCAACAGGCTGTTGGTTACAACTCCATTGAAGCTGAAGACTGGGAGCTAGCTACCAATGGTGAAGAAATGAGCAAGTTGGAAGCATTGCTTCTCGACAAGAACCGTAAAATGGAGCATGAGCTAACGCAACTGAAGGTGCCTCTAGTTTGGATGCTGGAAGCTGCGCTTTAGTCAATTCTCTCTAAGGACATTAGTTTTTCACATGTATGCAAGGTTACAATGTATTTGTTATGATTACCTGTTGAACTGGCTGATTTGCTTGTATTTTAAAGGTTAAAATATCAGAGAAGACAAGTCATCTTGAGGAAGCTGAAAAAAGGATTGCTGGACTAACTTCAAAGGTCGAAGAGCAGCAAAAGCTGATCTTGAAACTTGAGGATGACATACTAAAGGTTGGTTTGCATGCTCCTTTGATAATTCACCTGATACCAGTTAATCGTAGCTTCCTACAGTTATTATTCATAAAATCTGTAGTGGGTATATGTCTTGTGCATTTAGCATGCATGTAACGCTGCAATCTGAATACTATCACTGTGTTGTTATAACTACATAATTCTGTGTTTCGGAATTCCTATGTTAGAAATCAAAAGGGTTGTATATTATTGCTCTACTTTTCAGAAGGGCATAGAACTGATACTCTTCATCTATGCAGGGCTACAGTTCAACTGATAGGAGGGGCTCACTCTTGAATGACTGGGATCTTCAAGAAATTGACTCAAGTGAAGCATCCGAGGTAATTTCTAGTTTAGTTTCGCTAATCACACCCTATCTTGCTGTGgttttgcaataacttttgcttATTTTAAGATATGCTGTGACTGTGAAGTTTGTTCTAGAATACTTGTTTTACAATCATTTTCTGTATGAATGGTTGTACTTACCTTTGGTTCTTTACTAACAGCTTGTCAGTAAAATGAtccattgccagcatacataaaAGCTCCAATGTTCTGATTTTGCAAACATGCTAGTAAAATATTTGGT
It encodes:
- the LOC136475288 gene encoding protein CASP-like yields the protein MEPSPAQAGASDRDRSPPPPPPPSSQSSTAATISSPLAVVCSFWKDFDLEKERSGLDEQGLKIAENQETSQKNRRKLAENTRDFKKASSDEKLSLFNSLLKSYQEEVDNLTKRAKFGENAFLNIYQKLYEAPDPYPALASMADQDQKLSELETENRKMKLELEEYRAEAAHLKNQQATIRRFEERNRQLEQQMEEKVREMVEMKQRSMAEDSQKTLEALKDREWSLQDQLRQATESVKNMQKLHESAQSQLFELRTQSEEDRAAKEAEVSLLMDEVERAQARLVSLEREKGDLRSQLQTTNEDASKSSDYLESSDILESSLNAKEKIISELNAELRNIESTISSEREMHVNELKKLTTLLTEQESSLMELKKELQERPTQKLVDDLKKKVQILQAVGYNSIEAEDWELATNGEEMSKLEALLLDKNRKMEHELTQLKVKISEKTSHLEEAEKRIAGLTSKVEEQQKLILKLEDDILKGYSSTDRRGSLLNDWDLQEIDSSEASEGSDPRHASADQDQSSMLKVICDQRDRFRARLRETEEELRRLKEKYEMLTVELEKTKAENVQLYGKIRYVQDYSHDKIVSRGPKKYAEDLESGSSDVEAKYKKMYEDDINPFAAFSKKEKDQRYKELGLRDKITLSSGRFLLGNKYARTFIFFYSIGLHLLVFTLLYRMSALSYLNTTTQHDEIILDAGNQTLSHML